From Amyelois transitella isolate CPQ chromosome 9, ilAmyTran1.1, whole genome shotgun sequence:
ATAAAGTTCAAGTTCCCGCCGGGCGCGGCGCAGGCGCAGCCAGACGTGTGTGATGTCAGCGGGTAGAGTAGCCTCCGACCGGGTGCCGATCAGTGCCGAATGCCCACGAGCCGAGCGCAGcggtgaaaataaaagaaggcAGCATTCGAAGCGCGTGCCTCCATGTGTGTGGTCTTCTTTGGAGGTCCTTCTCGGctcttgatttattttatacacctTTTCGCGCTTTTTTCcatcttcattaaattttgtatgttgCTTAAAACTTTTGCACgtagataaaaattaagaaagttttgatgaaatagatatttttaaatgattaataCCCCACATTTTTGCTGTAAGAATCTTGACTTCTCTTAGgtattcaatcttttcaatactgttgagCTACCAAGTGAGGTATAAAtacgtgattctatgtatttGTGGTTAACCACGACtctattgttataaaaaaaggtaCGATacgcatttaattttttttaatacataattgttttaacaaatttaaaatacgaaatcttctttattatttgcagATTCATTGTCTCTCGCCGAGTGGACGTCATCTTTGTAAGGATTAATATCGCTTCCAGAATTCATATTTAACTCTGGATAACGTGGAATCaactcaaaattatttaaatcgtaTGTATTATCAGCTCcattatttttccatttgcTAGCGATCATTTGCAAAGGCTCTAAACACTGAAGACTTTGTTTTACTCGCAGTAATTCAATATTACATTGATTTTCTACTTCCATCAATTTAAGCCTATAGGCTTTTGCAAGCATTTGCTTTCTTATtgcattctttttttctaattgaGCCATGTTCAAAGTATTTTGATATCTTTGTAACTGCTTTTCGTACTCCATCAAATTTTCGTCATAATTTAGTTTACTATCTATACATGAACTATAATTTGCGGTAGTACTTTCTACAAAGTCTTTTGAAGCAGAGGCGTTATGTTCGAATGCAACGGAAGCCGCCGTCTCCTGCTCAAATGAAGTAGtttccatttttaatttttctttctcttcatTCAACTCAAGCTTTAAAGATTCTATTATATCACGACATTGAGCAATTCTGTCTTTCAATTTAGACTCATTTTCATCAATGTTTGCAATAGTGACTTCTTGTTTTAGTATTTCTTCATCTTGATCAGCCTTTCCTTCCTTCAGATTGACTTTCATTTCTCTTTCACTATCATCATTCCTAGGAGAGTGAGAGGAATGGGTATCACCTGAAGCCAATATCAAGATAtccattgtaaaatattttcgttaGCTAAAGGAATTTCTAAAAATGCAAAATGTGGCtctttatttagaaaattgaCAGTTTTACATAAATCTGGTAGAcattatatattcatttatttttcttttaagtatCATTGTTCAGCAAAGAGTTTTGATAACTTTTTGACAGATTTACaacaataactaaaataaaaagtatgagATGTTATAGTTGTCCCATCTCTATAAGCTTAGGTAAAGGCAAATAATCCATACAATATTAATCGTAATATTATTAGTCAGTATAAGATGGCGGATAgaataatagtttttatatCCGATTAAATGAGTTatcaataattcaaattcaaaacttttattcattattatgggacacttcaacaTCAcctaataattgtcatatcttttggtttcacagcATTTATTGGTTgatgtcaaaaaaattactttaaactaaatttactgcCGCCTCCAAAACATCAGTGCAGaaaaagcggtaacaaactgcactgcagcattttcttcaacaacgtcaactttacaattatccaaacttacaatagaaatgtggacgagagaaaaCTTTGTTAGAATTAATTGACTTATACGTAAtacgtaatttaaataaaagaaatatatttaagattaTATATTATCCGTCATTGGAAAAATCTCCTCAGGCTGcacataattttacttttgaaCTTTGAATCGGTGGGAACAGcttctaaaaaaaagaaataaaaataaaggaatgCAACAAAATTTGACTTAGGAAGCAACTTCATCGGCGAAGTCTCATCTTCCACAAACTTGTTAAAACTAGGTATGTGGTGCAGCAACATCGGCGGTACACctcagtatttattataagtaataatatttacagttatgtatttcaatttccAATGTAGGTATTATTGTTCCATAGGTCCGTGCCTACTGCATTAGATACTATTAATTCTGTCAGTTGTTTAAAAGAAAAGGCAGAAACTTACTAAAACCAGTTTACTTAGAAATGTTAAGaagtaaaatacttttaagtgTTAAGGCATTGTGATGCTGCCACACTGTATTTGTCaatataaaacatacctatcactgtaaaataagaaaaaatatactactgaatactaaatataattgtaatactCTACATACACTAATGCactatgaatattatttatatttttatgtattaataattttaatctacCTTTTTTCCCCATATAAagtactagcgacccgccccggcttcgcacggatgcacagccgatactaaatatatctctattagaactaactaaaggaccgcccgcaaagcggctaactaagtcttgctcACTTCGCAacgggccgtgcagcagaaatcgtaatattttaatttcaccacaacttcaaagaccaaatattatctacataaactgtacttattgatgaaattatttattttgataaggattaatagcatgagtaaaaaaaacgcgtttaaatatagaccaaaaaaattcaagatttttaaataaaaatgtggttgttgtgcctcactcgacaaagataggtatagtgtgtcgcagacttttttgtagatatttttaagatctacaattaattaaaacattttatggttctatcttttgtagtttaggcagcgtacgcaaaataagtaactttttagatgatttttttcagtttgtgtccgaaaaatccaaatatattacggaaccctattttttccaaaataaaatatagtctatgttactcgtggataacgtagctttcgaatggtgaaagagtttttaaaatcggtcaagtagtttttgagcctattcattacaaccaaacaaacaaagttttcctctttataatattagtgtagaagTGTagatttacaaacttgggattcttttctaggcgatgggctagcaaccaatcactatttgaatctcaattctattattaagccaaatagctgaacgttgccatacagtcttttcaagactgttggctctgtctaccccgcaagggatatagacgtgaccatatgtatgtatgtatgtaaagtatttGCTGGCACATGGAGTTTGTCCctaaaatttttcttatttttcccTCATCTAAGCTCTAATCCTATTGTCCCCATATTGGAAAGGGACATAAGGCTCGGCTCGCTTTTATGTTGCTAGTAGCTCAGTCCTTTTAAATAAAGGACTTGTATGGCcgcaaataaatttagaaaaaaaaaaatacagcacCCTCCATATTTTTGACAGTGACAGTGACCTCAACACAACAAACTTTTATTGTCATATGTCACCGACGTTTGTCACTGACAACTGACAAGTGTTGTCAGTACCTATTTGTTTGGCGCCTAAAATACTGAGTCCGCCTGGACTGAAAAGCTTTGTGTTGTTGATAATATTTCACTATTATTAtccaaaattttgtattaatgagTATTGAATAACGTTTCGATTTGTCTGAGAGTTTTACAAAAACCAAAGAAGAGTATCATCAAAAATTTTCATCGCAATGGGTCTTCTACAattatgtgaaaaatatttcaaaaccacaaatttatatgaaatttacGGAATCGCTGAAAAGGCTTCTGATAAGGAAGGTATTATATTCAAGTCTATTGCActctttttaatacatttaactCGTATTGTGTCCTTGTCTTTAAGCAGGCTTTAACACCAGTTACGTCGGTTTACTTAATTTGGCGCTTTTGATGTGTTTTAGTTTAAGTCCATgccatttaataatatttgtattgttacAACAGTAAAGAAAGCCTACCACAAATTGTCACTGAAAGTCCATCCAGATAGAGTTGAAGAAGATGAAAAATTAGAAGCTACAGagaaatttaaagttttggGAAGCATTCATTCTATTCTTACTGACAAAGAAAAAAGGGCCCGGTATGATGAGACTAAAAGTGTTGATGACGATGATTCTGAACTGGCAGAACGAGATTGGGTGGTGTACTGGCGAATGTTGTTCAAAAAAATCACCATTGATGACATTAGAGCTTATGAAAAGGAATATACTGGTATATTAATGTCttagtaaatacttacttgGAATTTATACCTAGTTTAGTCTTATTTTCACtaaatctattattaaacTTCTTGCATGCTTCTTTTGTGTAGGGTCCTAATGATTCACTACAAGTTgatgatttaatattatttgttgttaAAAAGCCCAATAGTCTtctgaaaattgttttattcaaaaaacaatttgctttttttactttctacATGTTTAAGTTTCATGATTTCACAGGCTCAGAACAAGAGAAGGCTGATATAAAACAAGCATATTTAGCTGGAAAGGGAGATATGGACTACATTGCTGACCACGTCCAATTTGCTAGAACTGAGAATGAACCGCGTATCAGAGAAATTATCAATGTTAGTATTTCATAGTAAAAGGTAcaatatcacatctttatcccttgggaggaagacagagccaaaaattttaaacaactgAAAGGCCATTGTCTGCTagatggcttgatgatggaactGATATTCAGATAGCAACATGTTAATTGTCTCcttgaagaagaatcccaggttaaTTAACCTTTCCCTTGATAAGCTTTAAAAATCTGCATGGGAAAAGAAGCACACAGTTTTTTCTTCTCTATCTGACCATTGTGGAAGCaaaagatgaaattaaaaagtttattttattgtaatataatgCTTTAATATGAATATGTTGGTCATATATCCCTGGTGTCTGGGAACTATGAAACTGAATAGTTTCATAGTTAATGAAAAAACtaattacatatttcaaaatgtttgtttCCAGAAAATGATTGAAGATGATGAGATTCCtgcttacaaaatatttacacatgAGCCAGCAAAGAAGCGACAAAGAAGAATAGCAAAAGAAAATCGTGAATCCAAAGAAGCAGAGGAGGAAAAGGCCAAATTGGGTTTAGGATCTGGTAAGCATGTGCTAGACTAGCACTGAAGATTTGCTTTGTTTTGATTATGGGTATTAAATGCCAATTCGAtgacctctgtggcgcagcggtagtatgcttgtctgtgacaccagaggtcctgggttcgaatcccggccagggcatgatgagaaaagaactttttctgattggcctgggtcttggatatttatctatataagtatttattataaagtatggTATCTTAAGTTAGtgtctcataacacaagttacACTTTAAAGCAATTTGTAAGCATGCTACAAGTCGCTCAGAGGGCAATGCTTGGTGATTCTATCCAGAATTAAATTAGAAACACGGATATCCGAAGATGGACAAGGCTTACCGACATTGCTCAGGAAGTAGCCTAAAGAAAGTGGCGATGG
This genomic window contains:
- the LOC106134608 gene encoding putative leucine-rich repeat-containing protein DDB_G0290503, giving the protein MDILILASGDTHSSHSPRNDDSEREMKVNLKEGKADQDEEILKQEVTIANIDENESKLKDRIAQCRDIIESLKLELNEEKEKLKMETTSFEQETAASVAFEHNASASKDFVESTTANYSSCIDSKLNYDENLMEYEKQLQRYQNTLNMAQLEKKNAIRKQMLAKAYRLKLMEVENQCNIELLRVKQSLQCLEPLQMIASKWKNNGADNTYDLNNFELIPRYPELNMNSGSDINPYKDDVHSARDNESANNKEDFRSNPAKRKFVIDYREAKKKLCPRSERMTPWTEMLKERVQVKTALKRQVSMKRVMNVDEVKEVCRSHVKL
- the LOC106134719 gene encoding dnaJ homolog subfamily C member 9 — translated: MGLLQLCEKYFKTTNLYEIYGIAEKASDKEVKKAYHKLSLKVHPDRVEEDEKLEATEKFKVLGSIHSILTDKEKRARYDETKSVDDDDSELAERDWVVYWRMLFKKITIDDIRAYEKEYTGSEQEKADIKQAYLAGKGDMDYIADHVQFARTENEPRIREIINKMIEDDEIPAYKIFTHEPAKKRQRRIAKENRESKEAEEEKAKLGLGSEPNSLELMIRQKQDARAQQVDSFLDNLAAKYCEKKPKSSKRKATAKAETMTKNKRRK